The following proteins are co-located in the Maridesulfovibrio sp. genome:
- a CDS encoding formylglycine-generating enzyme family protein codes for MKQFILTITVLMTLFMTIDALASDKGVNAEWLEPFTGMEFVWVPAGCFMMGSPELEKGRMEHEGPQRKVCVDGFWMGKYEVTRGEWVTIMGRDPDYYYFSGFEKYPMDNVSWDDTQKFIQKLNAKGVGKFRLPTEAEWEYACRADSTTRYSFGDTINTDQANYIDEIKPSIDSESIKAVGTLGPNKFGLYDMHGNIWEWCEDTFEWYPSGPARNPLIVKSDNPVRVVRGGSGFNSPEYLRSAFRGGYKQNERQILTGLRLVRSP; via the coding sequence ATGAAACAATTCATACTGACCATAACTGTCCTGATGACACTTTTTATGACCATTGATGCGCTCGCCTCTGACAAAGGAGTAAATGCTGAGTGGCTGGAACCGTTCACAGGCATGGAATTTGTCTGGGTTCCGGCAGGATGTTTCATGATGGGTTCGCCGGAATTGGAAAAAGGACGCATGGAACATGAAGGTCCTCAGCGCAAGGTCTGTGTGGATGGATTCTGGATGGGTAAATACGAAGTAACCCGTGGAGAATGGGTTACCATCATGGGACGGGATCCCGATTATTATTATTTTTCCGGCTTCGAGAAATATCCCATGGATAATGTTTCATGGGACGACACCCAGAAATTTATTCAAAAGCTAAATGCCAAGGGTGTGGGCAAATTCAGGCTGCCTACTGAAGCGGAATGGGAATATGCCTGCCGAGCCGACTCTACTACCCGCTATTCCTTCGGAGACACTATCAATACAGATCAGGCAAATTATATAGATGAGATTAAGCCATCCATCGACAGCGAATCGATTAAAGCCGTTGGAACATTGGGTCCCAATAAATTCGGACTCTATGACATGCATGGAAATATCTGGGAATGGTGTGAGGACACTTTTGAATGGTATCCCTCAGGTCCAGCGAGAAATCCCCTGATAGTCAAGTCAGACAACCCCGTCAGGGTTGTACGTGGCGGAAGCGGATTCAACAGTCCAGAATATCTGCGCTCAGCATTCAGAGGAGGCTATAAACAAAATGAACGACAAATTCTAACCGGGCTACGGCTGGTCCGCAGTCCCTGA
- a CDS encoding tetratricopeptide repeat protein, protein MKRFSSIIILCAAFMLMSSFAFAQKDMCLVAREFAAKAVDGFDKNPKKSLAGLMQANKWCPEDMKIAYNLGLAYYRYKRPDKAYAIWSDLYKKKHSNKKLVQNLGWLAYKLGKNEEALDWARVMGETKGATQLKLAILFRQGKYEEAMAFAESNSKLLDRKDLDQAAEFLVEKQWQQFRAGNREAATGNIVRLSSVYPDSKIIDQAKDKMILAMWDDSVDIPVPKPLPDSAFNAETMQAATGESEVLQISKTQPSLTISLLQ, encoded by the coding sequence ATGAAAAGATTTTCATCAATTATCATCTTATGCGCCGCTTTCATGCTTATGTCCTCATTTGCTTTTGCCCAAAAGGACATGTGCCTTGTCGCCCGTGAATTTGCAGCCAAGGCTGTAGACGGATTCGACAAAAACCCCAAGAAATCGCTGGCCGGGCTCATGCAAGCCAATAAATGGTGCCCCGAAGACATGAAAATAGCCTATAATCTGGGCTTGGCCTACTACCGCTACAAGAGACCGGACAAGGCTTATGCCATCTGGTCCGATCTATATAAAAAGAAACACTCCAACAAGAAATTGGTCCAGAATCTCGGCTGGTTGGCTTATAAACTCGGCAAGAATGAAGAAGCCTTGGATTGGGCCAGAGTCATGGGTGAAACAAAGGGTGCCACCCAGCTAAAACTGGCCATCCTTTTCCGGCAAGGCAAATATGAGGAAGCCATGGCCTTTGCCGAGAGCAATTCCAAACTACTGGACCGCAAAGACCTTGATCAGGCCGCAGAGTTCCTTGTGGAAAAACAATGGCAACAGTTCCGGGCCGGAAACAGGGAAGCAGCAACCGGAAATATCGTCCGATTGAGTTCCGTTTATCCCGACTCAAAAATCATTGATCAAGCCAAAGATAAAATGATTCTGGCCATGTGGGATGACTCAGTAGACATTCCCGTTCCCAAGCCCCTGCCGGACAGCGCTTTTAACGCCGAAACCATGCAGGCGGCTACCGGAGAAAGTGAAGTTCTACAAATCAGCAAAACCCAGCCAAGCCTAACAATAAGTCTTTTGCAGTAA
- a CDS encoding formylglycine-generating enzyme family protein, which produces MKQVILTIAVLYAALSISIHAHAYEIGLDAQWMDFTATPGREWMEPFTGMEFVWVPAGCFMMGSPESEKGRKEYEGPLRKICVDGFWMGKYEVTQEEWMTIMDKNPSHFYNYGAMDPVEKVSWDDAKTFIRKLNAKRVGTFRLPTEAEWEYACRAGTTTPYSFGSMLNTDMAVYLGLDSYEQITSSWHGGTKSVGSFEPNNFGLYDMHGNVWEWCEDTYEWYQAGPAKNPLIVKNDNPKRILRGGGWYSIPNYLRSAFRTGKKHDTIEYYNGFRLVRSP; this is translated from the coding sequence ATGAAACAAGTCATACTGACCATAGCCGTGCTCTATGCCGCATTATCAATAAGCATACATGCTCATGCTTATGAAATAGGACTGGATGCGCAATGGATGGATTTTACAGCAACTCCCGGCAGAGAATGGATGGAGCCGTTCACAGGCATGGAATTTGTCTGGGTTCCGGCAGGCTGTTTCATGATGGGCTCTCCGGAGTCTGAAAAAGGGCGCAAGGAGTACGAAGGTCCGCTGCGCAAAATCTGCGTAGATGGATTCTGGATGGGAAAATATGAAGTTACGCAGGAAGAATGGATGACCATCATGGATAAAAACCCGTCCCACTTTTACAATTACGGAGCCATGGACCCGGTCGAAAAAGTGTCTTGGGACGATGCCAAAACATTCATCCGGAAATTGAATGCCAAGAGAGTCGGAACATTCAGACTGCCCACGGAAGCGGAATGGGAATACGCCTGTCGGGCAGGGACAACAACTCCCTATTCATTCGGGAGCATGCTTAATACGGATATGGCTGTTTATCTGGGACTGGATTCCTACGAACAGATCACATCCAGTTGGCACGGGGGAACTAAATCGGTCGGCTCCTTCGAGCCTAATAACTTCGGGCTCTATGACATGCACGGTAATGTCTGGGAATGGTGTGAGGATACATATGAGTGGTACCAAGCCGGTCCGGCTAAGAATCCCCTGATCGTAAAAAACGACAACCCCAAACGAATTCTTCGCGGCGGTGGCTGGTACAGTATCCCGAACTATCTTCGTTCTGCGTTCAGAACCGGAAAAAAACATGATACCATAGAATATTACAACGGCTTCCGGCTGGTCCGCAGCCCTTAA
- a CDS encoding caspase family protein, which produces MNGPRFAANDAKQMQRMLTRMCGFNNDQAHIKLLLDREATLGNMLNSLDWLERKARLNPGAKIIFYFSGHGSPLLAADKTTIKDGLLIPYEAHLDSLNTRTAISLAELDKRFSKIKNKNILTIIDACFSGSGKSASGMKLIKPQVKKELLSGKKQFITASAADRPAEEYAPGRQGAFSFFFLQGMMGPADSNNDGWVDTIEAFSYAKAKLNALDLEQDPKITSDKKIKLSKVK; this is translated from the coding sequence ATAAATGGTCCGCGCTTCGCCGCCAATGACGCAAAGCAGATGCAACGCATGCTGACCCGCATGTGCGGTTTCAATAATGATCAGGCCCACATCAAGCTACTGCTGGACCGCGAAGCCACACTCGGCAACATGCTCAACAGTCTGGACTGGCTGGAGCGCAAAGCAAGACTGAATCCCGGAGCCAAAATTATTTTCTATTTCTCCGGGCACGGTTCCCCGCTGCTGGCTGCGGACAAGACCACCATCAAGGACGGCCTGCTCATTCCCTACGAAGCACACTTGGACAGCCTGAACACCCGGACCGCAATATCCCTTGCGGAACTGGACAAACGTTTTTCCAAAATTAAAAACAAGAACATCCTGACTATCATTGATGCCTGTTTTTCCGGTTCCGGAAAATCCGCATCAGGCATGAAACTCATCAAACCGCAGGTAAAAAAGGAACTGCTTTCGGGCAAGAAACAATTTATCACCGCCTCGGCAGCAGACCGACCAGCAGAAGAGTACGCCCCCGGCAGACAGGGCGCATTCAGTTTCTTTTTCCTGCAAGGCATGATGGGCCCCGCAGACAGCAATAATGACGGCTGGGTCGACACGATAGAGGCCTTCAGTTACGCAAAGGCAAAGCTGAACGCCCTTGACCTTGAGCAGGACCCCAAAATCACCAGCGACAAAAAAATCAAGCTGAGCAAGGTCAAATAA
- a CDS encoding formylglycine-generating enzyme family protein codes for MPRQIWTEPTTGMEFVWIPEGCFMMGTPDSEKDGDADEKPSHEVCVDGFWMGRYEVTNRQFRKYKPETVYPFEEDEKLIGTPDRPAVYVNFIEAKKFTQWLSSKGYGKFRLPTEAEWEYACRAGTDTRFFWGESEAEACKYANINDRSAVKEYDRGREVFPCEDNYFSSSPVGTFKPNQFGLYDMLGNAMEWCEDWYNVKAYSYHRRKNPLYKGKSDERVVRGGSFINEPKFARCGNRNKFQDWDGEDLDGFRVVKEH; via the coding sequence ATGCCGAGGCAAATCTGGACTGAACCGACCACAGGGATGGAGTTTGTATGGATTCCTGAAGGTTGTTTCATGATGGGCACCCCTGATTCTGAAAAAGACGGGGACGCGGATGAAAAACCGAGTCACGAAGTCTGTGTGGATGGTTTCTGGATGGGCCGTTATGAAGTGACCAATAGGCAATTCAGGAAGTACAAGCCTGAAACAGTGTACCCATTTGAAGAAGATGAAAAACTCATAGGCACCCCTGATCGTCCGGCAGTTTATGTAAATTTTATTGAAGCCAAGAAATTCACTCAATGGCTTTCAAGTAAAGGATATGGAAAATTCCGCCTGCCTACGGAAGCGGAATGGGAATATGCCTGCCGAGCAGGAACAGATACCCGCTTCTTCTGGGGCGAATCCGAAGCCGAGGCCTGCAAATACGCCAACATTAATGACCGTTCAGCCGTGAAAGAATACGACCGGGGCAGGGAAGTTTTTCCCTGTGAAGATAATTACTTTTCCAGCTCCCCGGTAGGAACATTTAAACCCAACCAGTTCGGACTCTACGACATGCTGGGTAATGCCATGGAATGGTGCGAAGACTGGTACAATGTCAAAGCATACTCGTACCACAGACGCAAGAATCCTTTGTACAAAGGAAAAAGTGATGAACGGGTTGTCCGCGGAGGCAGCTTCATAAACGAGCCGAAGTTTGCCCGATGCGGCAACCGAAACAAATTTCAGGACTGGGATGGAGAAGACCTTGACGGATTCAGGGTTGTAAAAGAGCACTAA
- the glf gene encoding UDP-galactopyranose mutase codes for MENCKHLIVGAGITGCTVARHIAEELGERVLVIDKRDHIGGNCHSQTNSETGIEFHSYGTHIFHTKERRVWDFLNRFTEFNGYRHKVVTTYQGRTFHMPVNLQTINSFFGINLKPHEVEDFIQSKSAEENITNPQNLEEKAISLIGRELYEAFVKGYTLKQWECDPKELDASIITRLPFRHTYECDYFTDRYQGIPWDGYTNLFERMLDHELIETKLNTNFFDLKRIVPEDCTIYYTGPVDRFFDYCHGELTWRSLRFEYRIEEVQDYQGTAVMNYADIEVPYTRIHEYQHLHPERENQSGKTVTAREFSMKWKQGEEPYYPVNTDEDRKRHELYRTEADNLKNVHFLGRLGQYKYYDMDKAVLAALEFCDRELS; via the coding sequence GCGGGTGCTGGTCATTGACAAGCGCGACCACATCGGCGGCAACTGCCACAGCCAGACCAATTCAGAAACAGGCATTGAATTCCACAGCTACGGTACTCATATCTTCCATACCAAGGAACGGCGTGTCTGGGATTTCCTGAACCGTTTTACTGAATTCAACGGTTACAGACATAAGGTGGTAACCACCTATCAAGGCCGCACTTTCCACATGCCGGTCAACCTTCAGACCATTAATTCGTTTTTCGGCATCAATTTGAAACCGCACGAAGTGGAAGATTTTATCCAGAGCAAAAGCGCTGAAGAGAACATCACCAATCCGCAAAACCTTGAAGAAAAGGCCATCAGCCTCATCGGACGCGAACTTTATGAGGCTTTCGTCAAAGGCTATACCCTCAAGCAATGGGAATGCGATCCTAAGGAACTGGACGCCTCAATCATCACCCGACTGCCTTTCCGGCACACCTATGAATGCGACTACTTTACCGACCGCTATCAGGGTATTCCATGGGACGGATATACAAATCTGTTCGAACGCATGCTGGACCATGAACTGATTGAAACCAAGCTGAATACGAACTTCTTCGACCTGAAACGGATTGTTCCCGAAGACTGCACCATCTACTACACCGGCCCGGTGGACAGATTTTTTGACTACTGCCATGGCGAACTGACATGGCGCTCCCTGCGCTTTGAATACCGAATTGAGGAAGTGCAAGATTATCAAGGCACCGCAGTCATGAACTACGCTGATATTGAGGTACCTTACACACGCATCCACGAATACCAGCACCTGCACCCGGAAAGGGAGAATCAAAGCGGCAAAACCGTAACCGCGCGTGAATTCTCCATGAAATGGAAGCAGGGAGAAGAGCCATACTACCCGGTCAATACAGATGAAGACCGCAAACGGCACGAACTGTACAGGACTGAAGCGGATAATCTTAAGAATGTGCACTTCCTAGGCAGGCTGGGACAATACAAATATTACGACATGGATAAAGCCGTGCTGGCCGCACTGGAATTTTGCGACCGAGAACTAAGCTGA